A single region of the Variovorax paradoxus genome encodes:
- a CDS encoding FAD-dependent oxidoreductase — protein MATDASSNFDNRLHQTFPVLSDAEIARIARFGTVQRFARGERLFTAGETGPGMFVLLKGVVAITQRDGLGHVVPIVRQGPGEFLAEVGQLSGRPALVDGHADEEVEALVVPPAQLRALLVAEADLGERITRALILRRVALIESGASGPVLIGKPESPDMARLENFLRRNGHPYHLVDAAEDPDAAALLEQYGTCKLLAVCPDGSVLVNPAEDALARCLGMVDTAERDELFDVAVVGAGPAGLATAVYAASEGLHVIVLDCRAFGGQAGASARIENYLGFPTGISGQALAGRAFVQAQKFGVEMLIPVKVTSLDCTRNNPMGSLRIALADGRTINARTVVIASGARYRRPDVPRLSEFEGRGVWYWASAIEAKLCSQQEVALVGGGNSAGQAAVFLSRHAAKVNVLVRGPSLAASMSRYLIDRIEATPNIELHPHTQLVKLNGGSDEGLTGARWRCQTTGEEHDCAARNIFLFVGAEPETSWLEGCGVSVDKHGFVLTGTAASSGFPARPSTALESSVQGVFAVGDVRSGSVKRVGGAIGEGAAVVALIHQHLSSNSAVA, from the coding sequence ATGGCCACAGACGCAAGCAGCAATTTCGACAACCGCCTTCACCAGACCTTTCCCGTTCTCAGCGACGCCGAGATTGCGCGCATTGCACGCTTCGGAACGGTGCAGCGATTTGCGCGCGGGGAAAGGCTCTTCACCGCCGGAGAAACAGGCCCGGGCATGTTCGTGCTGCTGAAGGGCGTGGTCGCCATCACCCAGCGCGACGGCCTCGGGCATGTGGTGCCCATCGTTCGCCAGGGGCCGGGCGAGTTCCTTGCCGAGGTGGGCCAGCTGAGCGGCCGCCCTGCCCTTGTCGACGGCCATGCCGACGAAGAAGTCGAAGCGCTGGTGGTGCCGCCTGCGCAATTGCGCGCCTTGCTCGTGGCCGAAGCGGACCTTGGCGAACGCATCACCCGCGCGCTGATTTTGCGGCGCGTGGCGTTGATCGAATCAGGCGCAAGCGGACCGGTGCTCATCGGCAAGCCCGAGTCGCCCGACATGGCGCGGCTCGAGAACTTTCTGCGCCGCAACGGCCATCCCTATCACCTGGTCGATGCGGCGGAAGATCCCGACGCCGCGGCGCTGCTCGAGCAGTACGGCACCTGCAAGCTGCTGGCGGTGTGCCCCGACGGCTCGGTGCTGGTCAACCCGGCCGAAGATGCATTGGCCCGCTGCCTCGGCATGGTGGACACCGCCGAGCGCGACGAGTTGTTCGACGTGGCCGTAGTGGGTGCCGGCCCCGCCGGCCTGGCCACCGCGGTTTATGCGGCCTCCGAAGGCCTGCACGTGATCGTGCTCGATTGCCGCGCCTTCGGCGGCCAGGCCGGCGCCAGCGCGCGCATCGAGAACTACCTTGGCTTTCCCACAGGCATCTCGGGGCAGGCCCTCGCGGGCCGGGCTTTCGTGCAGGCCCAGAAATTTGGCGTCGAGATGCTCATTCCTGTGAAGGTCACATCGCTGGACTGCACGCGCAACAACCCGATGGGCAGCCTGCGCATAGCGCTTGCCGATGGCCGCACCATCAATGCGCGCACCGTGGTGATTGCCAGCGGCGCGCGCTACCGGCGACCGGATGTGCCGCGGCTGTCCGAATTCGAAGGCCGGGGCGTCTGGTACTGGGCGTCGGCCATCGAAGCAAAGCTCTGCTCGCAGCAAGAGGTGGCGCTTGTCGGCGGCGGCAACTCTGCCGGACAAGCGGCGGTATTCTTGTCGCGCCATGCAGCCAAGGTCAATGTGCTGGTGCGCGGCCCTTCGCTTGCGGCCAGCATGTCGCGCTACCTCATCGACCGCATCGAGGCCACGCCCAACATCGAACTGCATCCGCACACCCAGCTGGTCAAGCTGAACGGCGGCTCCGACGAAGGCCTTACCGGCGCCAGGTGGCGCTGCCAGACCACCGGCGAAGAACACGACTGCGCGGCCCGCAACATCTTTCTCTTCGTTGGCGCCGAGCCTGAAACCAGTTGGCTGGAGGGCTGCGGGGTTTCGGTCGACAAGCACGGCTTTGTGCTGACAGGCACCGCGGCGAGCAGCGGCTTTCCGGCACGGCCCTCCACCGCGCTTGAATCGAGCGTGCAAGGGGTGTTTGCCGTGGGCGACGTGCGCTCGGGCTCGGTCAAGCGGGTGGGCGGCGCCATCGGCGAAGGGGCTGCCGTGGTGGCATTGATTCACCAGCACCTGTCGTCCAACTCGGCCGTCGCCTGA
- a CDS encoding 2OG-Fe(II) oxygenase produces MVSGGIEVSKTTIPPELIQSCFSVFETEELELSFDIYSNVGDEDKRLRRSKELKSRQPERFAPLYQMLDEFVLQSLYTRGEGYSGSVSRQQFMIYTEGAGAGLHVDDQFKPPQQFGRNKYVMHLLNQFAGLLYVSSDDLEGGELVFPTHDVSVKPLTGTLVAFPSNYLFPHLVTPVTRGKRIAIARHYYVKDTPAV; encoded by the coding sequence ATGGTCAGCGGCGGGATAGAGGTTTCGAAAACCACTATCCCGCCCGAACTCATCCAGAGTTGCTTTTCTGTGTTCGAGACCGAGGAGCTCGAGTTGTCGTTCGACATCTACTCGAATGTCGGCGACGAAGACAAAAGGCTGCGCAGGTCGAAGGAACTCAAGAGCCGCCAGCCCGAACGGTTCGCGCCGCTCTATCAGATGCTGGACGAATTCGTTCTTCAGTCGCTGTACACGCGCGGAGAGGGCTATTCGGGATCAGTTTCGCGGCAGCAATTCATGATCTATACCGAAGGCGCAGGGGCCGGGCTGCACGTCGACGATCAGTTCAAGCCGCCGCAGCAGTTCGGCCGCAACAAGTACGTCATGCACTTGCTCAACCAGTTTGCGGGCCTGCTGTACGTCAGCTCTGATGACCTGGAAGGCGGGGAACTGGTTTTTCCGACGCATGACGTCTCCGTGAAACCGCTGACGGGAACGCTGGTTGCGTTCCCCTCGAACTATCTTTTCCCGCATCTGGTGACGCCGGTGACAAGAGGGAAGCGAATCGCCATTGCACGGCACTACTATGTCAAAGATACGCCCGCTGTTTAA
- a CDS encoding arginase family protein → MRRAKRVDHLTREELDGFFIHLDADCLDDGLMPAVDFRVPGGLLWNELVTALRVALASGKAAGLEITIYNPRLDEDGSAGRGLADALVAALGTAAP, encoded by the coding sequence CTGCGGCGCGCAAAGCGGGTCGACCACCTGACGCGAGAAGAACTGGACGGCTTCTTCATCCATCTCGACGCCGATTGCCTCGACGACGGCCTCATGCCGGCCGTCGATTTTCGTGTGCCGGGCGGGTTGTTGTGGAACGAACTGGTGACCGCGCTGCGGGTTGCCTTGGCGAGCGGTAAGGCGGCCGGCCTCGAGATCACGATCTACAACCCGCGCCTTGATGAGGACGGCAGCGCCGGGCGCGGCCTGGCCGATGCACTGGTAGCAGCGCTTGGAACAGCAGCGCCCTGA
- a CDS encoding tyrosine-type recombinase/integrase, whose amino-acid sequence MPLTDTFVRQVKHKGAAIGERYADGGGMYLRVKAAGRYWRMDYRFHGKAKTLALGVYPAVSLAKARQRRDKARELLAEGVDPSAARRAEKQCRATEAANTFEALAREFHATKASSWSASYSERWLRIMEKDLFPYLGRQPIASIRAKDLLHALKRIEARGVIETAHTLRQCAGQVFRYGVQTGRCESNPAPDLHGALRPVITKSMAAVLEPKKVGELMRAIQGYGGQPMTRAALLLSALLFQRPGNIRAMEWAWIDFEKAMLTIPAQDMKRRLHEKINGRPHLVPLATQALEALNAVHPLTGHGRYVFPSIRTGERPMSENTVNAALRRLGYTNDEMTAHGFRAMARTVMAEQLHGIQPDVIEAQLAHGKSGPLGAAYDRAEFMDKRKDMMQRWADYLDQLAAGAQVMALKAA is encoded by the coding sequence ATGCCACTGACAGACACATTCGTGAGGCAAGTGAAGCACAAGGGCGCCGCCATCGGCGAGCGCTACGCCGATGGCGGCGGCATGTACCTGCGCGTCAAGGCGGCGGGCAGGTACTGGCGCATGGACTATCGCTTCCACGGCAAGGCCAAGACCCTCGCGCTCGGCGTCTACCCCGCAGTCTCGCTCGCCAAGGCCCGGCAACGGCGCGACAAGGCGCGCGAACTGCTGGCCGAAGGCGTCGATCCCAGCGCTGCCAGGCGCGCGGAAAAGCAGTGCCGGGCCACCGAGGCCGCCAACACCTTCGAGGCGCTGGCAAGGGAATTCCACGCCACCAAGGCCAGCAGCTGGAGCGCGTCCTATTCTGAGCGCTGGCTGCGCATCATGGAAAAGGACCTGTTTCCCTACCTGGGGCGACAGCCCATCGCATCGATCCGCGCGAAGGACCTCCTGCATGCGCTCAAGCGCATCGAAGCCCGTGGAGTCATCGAGACGGCGCATACCTTGCGACAGTGCGCCGGCCAGGTGTTCCGCTACGGCGTCCAGACCGGTCGATGCGAAAGCAATCCGGCGCCCGATCTGCATGGCGCCCTACGACCTGTGATCACCAAGAGCATGGCCGCCGTACTGGAACCGAAAAAGGTCGGCGAGTTGATGCGCGCGATCCAGGGGTATGGCGGCCAACCCATGACCCGCGCCGCCCTCCTGCTGTCCGCCCTCCTCTTCCAGCGGCCCGGCAACATCCGCGCGATGGAATGGGCTTGGATCGACTTCGAGAAGGCCATGCTCACCATCCCGGCGCAGGACATGAAACGGAGGCTCCACGAAAAGATCAACGGCCGGCCTCACCTCGTCCCGCTGGCAACGCAGGCACTGGAGGCACTGAACGCTGTGCATCCATTGACCGGACATGGCAGGTACGTTTTCCCAAGCATCCGTACCGGAGAGCGCCCCATGAGCGAGAACACCGTCAATGCCGCATTGCGCAGGCTTGGATACACCAACGACGAGATGACCGCGCACGGGTTTCGCGCGATGGCCCGCACCGTCATGGCAGAGCAACTGCATGGCATCCAGCCTGACGTGATCGAGGCGCAGCTTGCGCACGGCAAGAGCGGCCCGCTGGGTGCAGCCTACGACCGGGCGGAATTCATGGACAAGCGCAAAGACATGATGCAGCGTTGGGCGGACTATCTGGACCAACTTGCGGCCGGCGCGCAGGTCATGGCGCTCAAGGCAGCTTGA
- a CDS encoding glutathione binding-like protein: MPASPIEVYSWPTPNGHKIHIMLEECGLPYNARPINIGKGDQFAPDFLQISPNNKIPAITDPDGPDGKPISLFESGAILVYLAGKTGKLLPKSDRERYDVLQWLMFQMGGVGPMLGQAHHFRMYAPEKISYAIERYSNEAKRIYGVIDKQLSKNKFIAGKTYSIADIAIFPWLRSWDKQGITLTDYPHLKAWFDAIAARPAVQRGVKVLADLRQPITGDKEREILFGKTQYEKR, translated from the coding sequence ATGCCTGCATCGCCTATCGAGGTTTATTCCTGGCCCACGCCCAACGGCCACAAGATTCACATCATGCTGGAGGAGTGCGGCCTGCCGTACAACGCCCGTCCGATCAACATTGGCAAAGGCGACCAGTTCGCGCCCGACTTCCTGCAGATCAGTCCGAACAACAAGATTCCCGCGATCACCGACCCCGACGGCCCGGACGGAAAGCCGATCTCTCTTTTCGAATCGGGCGCCATCCTCGTGTACCTGGCGGGCAAGACCGGCAAGCTGCTGCCCAAGTCAGACCGTGAACGCTACGACGTGCTGCAATGGCTCATGTTCCAGATGGGCGGAGTCGGCCCCATGCTCGGGCAGGCTCATCACTTTCGGATGTATGCGCCTGAAAAGATCAGCTACGCCATCGAGCGCTACAGCAACGAAGCCAAGCGGATCTACGGGGTGATCGACAAGCAGTTGTCGAAGAACAAGTTCATTGCCGGCAAGACTTATTCGATTGCCGACATCGCCATCTTCCCGTGGCTGCGCAGCTGGGACAAACAGGGCATCACCCTCACTGACTACCCGCACCTGAAAGCCTGGTTCGACGCCATTGCCGCACGGCCGGCCGTGCAGCGCGGCGTGAAAGTGCTGGCCGATTTGCGCCAGCCGATCACCGGCGACAAGGAGCGCGAGATTCTTTTCGGCAAGACGCAGTACGAGAAACGCTGA
- a CDS encoding helix-turn-helix transcriptional regulator, whose translation MQLEHHVDRREVGAQTVGTPAFFRMADVIRITALSRATVYRRIAEGKFPPPVHIGGRACRWPRAALQQWIDDPESYSNIPQSPAQ comes from the coding sequence ATGCAACTCGAACACCATGTCGACCGCCGCGAAGTCGGTGCTCAGACCGTCGGTACACCTGCATTTTTTCGCATGGCTGACGTGATTCGCATCACCGCATTGAGTCGTGCGACCGTGTATCGAAGAATTGCCGAAGGCAAGTTCCCGCCGCCGGTCCATATAGGAGGGCGGGCCTGCAGGTGGCCGCGCGCAGCGCTTCAGCAGTGGATTGACGATCCGGAGAGCTATTCGAACATACCTCAATCGCCAGCGCAGTGA
- a CDS encoding YybH family protein, with the protein MSPSRRALLAGAGAGLATLESTGAEPCSKDSGSPRDVALLFKLSADANDALMRGDVDRYRELVPMAHDFTLMSPFGGKPSKGRTTEAQWEAMRTFFRHGRLSMELVHAYAAKDMVVLAVIEHAQGLEVGSLPPQDWMLRVTLVYRRENSRWVLAHRHADPLGAGISVAEAAGLARAR; encoded by the coding sequence ATGTCTCCCTCAAGAAGAGCGCTGCTGGCCGGAGCCGGCGCCGGCTTGGCCACCCTGGAGTCGACCGGCGCAGAGCCATGCTCGAAGGACTCGGGCAGCCCTCGCGACGTGGCGTTGCTGTTCAAGCTGTCCGCGGACGCGAACGATGCGCTGATGCGCGGCGACGTCGACCGATACCGTGAGCTGGTGCCGATGGCGCATGACTTTACTTTGATGTCCCCCTTTGGCGGCAAGCCGTCCAAAGGACGCACCACGGAGGCCCAATGGGAGGCGATGCGCACCTTCTTTCGCCACGGCAGGCTGTCCATGGAGTTGGTTCATGCCTACGCCGCGAAGGACATGGTGGTGCTGGCCGTGATCGAGCATGCGCAAGGCCTGGAAGTGGGCAGCTTGCCGCCGCAGGACTGGATGCTGCGGGTGACGCTGGTCTATCGGCGTGAAAACTCGCGCTGGGTATTGGCCCACCGGCATGCGGACCCGCTCGGCGCCGGCATCAGCGTGGCCGAGGCCGCAGGGCTCGCGAGAGCAAGGTGA
- a CDS encoding 2OG-Fe(II) oxygenase, with protein sequence MITYAESIQKPDAAIFQGACALPVDSCVAHIESQLLANEYRVHEVYGRDGNSIIDTRYRDSKAIVPRHDEELAFHIYESVYQYFLANFSAHPSDSLVLAQTEFFAYAPGVGLKMHSDDHARGADGSILKLDVQRGITAILYLNSDFDGGEIHFPKQGLELRPSTGTLVIFPSNRNFPHEVRPIVRGQRYSYQRIYGILNGRAASFLTTNEASEAATR encoded by the coding sequence GTGATCACCTACGCCGAGTCCATTCAAAAGCCGGACGCTGCCATCTTCCAGGGTGCTTGCGCCTTGCCTGTCGATTCCTGCGTGGCTCACATCGAGAGCCAGTTGCTTGCCAACGAATATCGCGTGCACGAGGTCTATGGCCGCGATGGCAATTCAATCATCGATACGCGATACCGGGACAGCAAGGCCATCGTGCCCCGCCATGACGAGGAACTGGCGTTCCATATCTACGAGTCGGTCTACCAATATTTCCTGGCAAATTTTTCAGCGCATCCTTCAGACAGCCTCGTGCTCGCGCAGACCGAATTCTTCGCGTACGCGCCGGGCGTCGGTCTGAAAATGCACTCGGACGACCATGCACGTGGAGCCGACGGCAGCATTTTGAAGCTGGACGTTCAACGCGGAATCACCGCCATCCTGTATCTCAATTCAGACTTTGACGGCGGAGAGATCCACTTTCCAAAGCAGGGCCTTGAACTGCGACCGAGTACGGGAACGCTGGTCATCTTTCCGTCGAACAGAAATTTCCCGCATGAGGTGAGGCCGATCGTGCGCGGTCAGCGGTACTCGTACCAACGCATCTATGGCATTCTGAACGGACGGGCTGCAAGTTTTTTGACCACGAATGAGGCCTCCGAAGCCGCCACACGATAG
- a CDS encoding LysR family transcriptional regulator: MNLLVLFEAVLQEGHVGRAAQRMNLTPSAVSHGLGRLRHLLNDPLFLRTPKGVVPTERASELAAPIAEVLARVRSVVASAEPFDPSTSTRRFTIGAPDGVSAVLLPALLPRLQSAAPGVALSVRQLLPAAGETLPGPAWRPAYEQLESRVLDIAVVPTPDVPARFHRRFLYEEDFVVALRSGHPQARHLSLERYCALQHLMVSNTGDPHGFVDTVLAEHGRTRRAALTVPNFAFALMLVADTDYACMLPRRFARLHAQRHDVLLLEPPVPFSSFRMHLVVPEAAMRDEGLAWLVGMLEAADYAPGKTRSSPGNAAGRKARTTRTPPSG, encoded by the coding sequence TTGAACCTGCTGGTGCTGTTCGAGGCAGTTCTGCAGGAGGGCCATGTCGGCCGCGCGGCGCAGCGCATGAACCTCACGCCTTCCGCGGTAAGCCATGGCCTCGGCCGGTTGCGCCACCTGCTGAACGATCCGTTGTTTCTGAGAACGCCCAAAGGCGTGGTGCCCACTGAACGCGCCAGCGAGTTGGCCGCGCCCATCGCCGAAGTGCTGGCCCGGGTGCGCAGCGTGGTGGCCTCAGCAGAGCCTTTTGACCCGTCGACGTCCACGCGCCGCTTCACCATAGGGGCGCCCGATGGCGTGTCCGCAGTGCTCTTGCCAGCGCTGCTGCCTCGGTTGCAATCGGCTGCGCCAGGTGTCGCGCTCAGTGTTCGGCAGTTGCTGCCGGCAGCGGGAGAGACCTTGCCGGGCCCTGCATGGCGGCCCGCCTACGAGCAATTGGAATCGCGTGTTCTGGACATCGCCGTGGTGCCCACGCCGGACGTGCCGGCGCGGTTTCACCGCCGCTTTCTGTATGAAGAAGACTTCGTCGTGGCGCTGCGCTCAGGTCATCCGCAAGCGCGCCATCTCTCGCTGGAGCGGTACTGCGCGCTGCAGCATTTGATGGTGTCGAATACCGGCGATCCGCATGGGTTCGTCGACACCGTGTTGGCCGAGCACGGCCGCACGCGCAGAGCCGCGCTCACCGTACCCAACTTTGCTTTTGCGCTCATGCTTGTGGCAGACACGGATTACGCATGCATGCTGCCCCGGCGCTTTGCCAGGCTGCATGCGCAGCGCCATGACGTACTGCTGCTCGAGCCACCAGTGCCTTTCAGCAGTTTTCGCATGCACCTGGTTGTTCCGGAGGCGGCGATGAGGGACGAGGGTCTTGCGTGGCTGGTCGGAATGCTCGAGGCTGCCGACTACGCACCGGGCAAGACCCGTTCATCTCCCGGAAACGCGGCCGGTCGAAAAGCCCGAACGACGCGCACACCGCCATCCGGGTGA
- a CDS encoding autotransporter outer membrane beta-barrel domain-containing protein: MNKVFRIVWNDALAAWTVVSELSRGHAKASSAASTAGAAVVLALATLSMPAAADCVAAGAAITCSTVGGTQGTTVGTGPTTAANTSVDVQPDAEIRTGNSTAISLGNNAAITVRGGATVQNISTGADSPYGGSIGANTIEFNSNSTLLIERNANVFADGTAGNSEAVNPLGSGNTIINHGTVRSTHAAIWFQANSGNNTILNTGRMEAGYVAGGSNPGTDTVFGANGTSAVDFTNKGSVIGSLNFANGNDALHAFTGSSITGHITGGDGANLLTLESEDGAASTFAPLSLSGFQTLQSNAGIWTFNVSLPGSGITSTTVNGGTLILGANASTYTGSMNVAAAGVLQSTAEFAPGAISNAGLVRFAQPTDATYAGLVTGSGGIEKTGAGVLTLTADQAFTGLTTISAGTLQLGNGGTSGSIVGDVVNNATLAVNRSDALLLSGTISGTGSLVKQGAGTTTLTAANSYGGGTALKEGRLNVGHNLALGTGTLAMDDGTTLGFVADGLNLANAIELTGNNDPVIDTGAFSETLSGNISGGGFITKLGSGTLTLSGANTHTGATNVAEGTLRAGATGTFSAASAHTVASGATLDLAGFSQTVASLANSGTVSTVGTTPGTTLTVNGAYVGSNGVLRLGTFLGDSSSVSDRLVLDGAGASASGKTSVQITQLGGLGALTTGNGIEVVSALNGATTTAQTSKDAFALSGGHVDAGAYEYRLHAADASGAGENWYLRSTTTVTTPVTPTTPTTPPATGSGGSGGTAGTITVQVPTYRAEVPLLSALPSQLRQMDLTMIGNLHQRIGDDDAKTASAAASSGSERRAWGRVIAADIDIRQQGTANPHSKGNVKGFQAGTDLFATSNWRAGVYVGQLDGRIGVNGFASGIADLAVGSNDLRSQYLGAYGTWTADSGFYADAVLQAGRHRYTAEPLSGLRSGGKGDSLMASIEVGQAFALGASGWKIEPQVQLIHQRLSLDTIAISGANVRQDSDDGWIARVGVRLKGEVATGLGTLQPYGRFNLYKASSGADVARFIGPAGATNITGRTGSTFSELAGGLTLALNQTTSVYGEVGKLWASGGDARVKSTVQGSLGLRMKW; the protein is encoded by the coding sequence ATGAACAAAGTATTTCGGATCGTGTGGAATGACGCGCTTGCAGCGTGGACGGTCGTCTCGGAGCTGAGCCGCGGTCACGCGAAGGCCAGCAGCGCCGCCAGCACGGCAGGCGCGGCGGTGGTCCTGGCTTTGGCAACCTTGTCCATGCCCGCAGCGGCGGATTGTGTGGCCGCGGGCGCGGCCATCACATGCAGCACGGTCGGCGGAACGCAGGGCACAACGGTCGGAACCGGGCCAACCACGGCTGCCAACACCTCGGTGGATGTTCAGCCAGATGCGGAGATCAGGACGGGCAACAGCACCGCGATCAGCCTTGGCAACAATGCCGCCATCACGGTTCGCGGCGGCGCCACGGTCCAGAACATCTCCACGGGCGCAGACAGCCCATACGGTGGCAGCATCGGCGCCAATACGATCGAGTTCAACAGCAACAGCACCCTCCTCATCGAGCGGAACGCCAACGTCTTTGCCGATGGAACCGCCGGCAATTCGGAGGCCGTCAATCCGCTCGGTAGCGGCAACACGATCATCAATCACGGCACCGTGCGGTCGACCCATGCGGCGATCTGGTTCCAGGCGAACTCGGGCAACAACACCATCCTCAACACCGGCAGGATGGAAGCGGGCTATGTGGCGGGCGGCAGCAACCCCGGCACCGACACGGTGTTCGGCGCCAACGGCACCTCGGCGGTCGATTTCACCAACAAGGGCAGCGTCATCGGATCGCTCAACTTCGCCAACGGAAACGATGCCTTGCATGCCTTCACGGGCTCGTCGATCACCGGCCACATCACTGGTGGCGACGGTGCCAATCTGCTCACGCTCGAGAGCGAAGATGGCGCGGCATCGACCTTTGCGCCCCTCTCTCTGAGCGGCTTCCAGACGCTGCAGAGCAATGCCGGCATCTGGACCTTCAATGTCTCGCTGCCGGGCTCGGGCATCACCAGCACGACCGTGAATGGCGGCACCCTGATCCTGGGTGCCAACGCCAGCACCTACACGGGCAGCATGAATGTCGCAGCGGCGGGCGTCCTGCAGAGCACGGCGGAGTTCGCGCCTGGTGCGATCAGCAATGCAGGGCTGGTGCGCTTCGCCCAGCCGACCGACGCAACATACGCCGGGCTTGTCACCGGCTCCGGCGGCATCGAGAAGACCGGCGCGGGCGTGCTCACGCTGACCGCGGACCAGGCCTTCACTGGTCTCACCACCATTTCTGCGGGAACGCTGCAGCTTGGCAACGGCGGCACCTCGGGCAGCATCGTGGGCGACGTGGTGAACAACGCGACGCTGGCCGTCAACCGCTCGGATGCGCTGCTGCTCTCGGGCACCATCAGCGGCACGGGCTCGCTGGTGAAGCAAGGCGCGGGCACCACCACGCTCACAGCAGCCAACAGCTATGGCGGCGGCACCGCGCTCAAGGAAGGCCGATTGAATGTCGGCCACAACCTGGCGCTGGGCACCGGCACGCTGGCCATGGACGATGGCACCACGCTCGGCTTCGTGGCCGACGGCCTGAACCTCGCCAACGCCATTGAGCTGACCGGCAACAACGATCCGGTCATCGACACCGGCGCCTTCAGCGAAACGCTCAGCGGCAACATCAGCGGCGGCGGCTTCATCACCAAGCTGGGCAGCGGCACGCTCACGCTCTCGGGCGCCAACACCCACACCGGCGCCACCAATGTGGCTGAAGGCACGCTCAGGGCCGGTGCCACTGGCACGTTCAGCGCGGCCTCGGCACACACCGTGGCAAGCGGCGCCACGCTCGACCTGGCGGGCTTCAGCCAGACGGTCGCTTCGCTTGCCAACAGCGGCACGGTCTCGACGGTCGGCACCACTCCGGGCACCACCCTCACTGTCAACGGCGCTTACGTAGGCAGCAACGGCGTGCTGCGGCTGGGCACTTTCCTGGGCGACAGCTCCAGCGTGAGCGACCGCCTGGTGCTCGACGGCGCGGGCGCCTCGGCGAGCGGCAAGACCAGCGTGCAGATCACCCAACTCGGCGGCCTGGGCGCGCTGACCACGGGCAACGGCATCGAGGTCGTCTCGGCGCTCAATGGCGCCACCACCACCGCGCAGACGAGCAAGGACGCCTTCGCCCTGAGCGGCGGCCACGTCGACGCCGGCGCCTACGAGTACCGCCTGCATGCGGCGGACGCGAGCGGCGCCGGCGAGAACTGGTACCTGCGCTCGACGACCACGGTGACTACACCGGTCACCCCGACGACGCCCACCACCCCACCCGCGACAGGCTCGGGCGGTTCGGGCGGCACTGCGGGCACGATCACCGTGCAGGTGCCCACCTACCGCGCCGAAGTCCCGTTGCTGTCGGCACTGCCCAGCCAGCTGCGCCAGATGGACCTGACGATGATCGGCAACCTGCACCAGCGCATCGGCGACGACGACGCCAAGACCGCCAGCGCCGCCGCATCGAGCGGCAGCGAGCGCCGGGCCTGGGGCCGCGTGATCGCCGCCGACATCGACATCCGCCAGCAAGGCACCGCCAACCCGCACAGCAAGGGCAACGTCAAGGGCTTCCAGGCCGGCACTGACCTGTTCGCCACGTCGAACTGGCGCGCCGGCGTGTACGTCGGCCAGCTCGACGGGCGCATCGGCGTCAACGGCTTTGCAAGCGGCATCGCCGACCTGGCCGTCGGCTCGAACGACCTGCGCAGCCAGTACCTGGGTGCCTACGGCACCTGGACCGCCGATTCGGGCTTCTACGCCGACGCCGTGCTGCAGGCCGGACGCCACCGCTACACCGCCGAACCCCTGTCCGGGCTGCGCAGCGGGGGCAAGGGCGACAGCCTGATGGCCTCCATCGAAGTGGGCCAGGCCTTTGCGCTTGGCGCGAGCGGCTGGAAGATCGAGCCGCAGGTGCAGCTGATTCACCAGCGCCTCAGCCTGGACACCATCGCGATCTCCGGCGCGAATGTGCGGCAGGACAGCGACGACGGCTGGATCGCACGCGTCGGCGTGCGGCTGAAGGGCGAGGTGGCCACGGGCCTGGGCACGCTGCAGCCGTACGGCCGGTTCAACCTCTACAAGGCGAGCAGCGGTGCCGACGTGGCCCGCTTCATCGGGCCCGCCGGCGCGACAAACATCACGGGCCGCACCGGCTCGACGTTCAGCGAACTGGCCGGCGGCCTCACGCTGGCGCTGAACCAGACGACAAGCGTCTACGGTGAAGTGGGCAAGCTCTGGGCCTCGGGCGGCGACGCGCGGGTGAAGAGCACGGTGCAGGGCTCGCTGGGGCTGCGCATGAAGTGGTGA